Below is a window of Nicotiana tabacum cultivar K326 chromosome 19, ASM71507v2, whole genome shotgun sequence DNA.
TGAATATATGTTCTGGCattcccggactccgctcaagcttctatttaacaacagtcccggggttaaagtattGCAATGCAGCCATCtacctgggtagagatgcaaaggacttatcccagttaccataaacaatttcaaacgaacgtttgcgcccgagaaatgcctttcttttggtaatggttcacccatattcctggtggatggatgttatacactctttgatcttgtaccttatggaggctttaatgtgtggaatcaagacaagagaaatcaagtcaacattcaagttaaaataattcccactgaatgtgtccatttcacaattgtgggtgctaatgtatttacccacaacccacacattttttttcttcttcctcgcacgcaacatccaattataACCCGTAAACCATCTACGACAGACTACCTTGTATACATCTGGAGATGACTTGCGTACCGTGAtttcacgacactcttttacgctgtACATTAGCACCGCCCTGGTTAGGCGCGCTTTATCGGGAAAAAGCATTCCCTTTGACAACACcgttgctctagattcatcccacattgctgtccaaaTTTTGTCAATATTCCTtatgagggcatccacatccggcatacttggcaaatgatcaaggtaaggaatctcccttgaatgaaacggcacgtgggactcatacactcttggtctaacggggagtggagcatgctccctcgtcaaatcaggtccagcattctcttcttcctcatcatcaccctcatcagggaagggtgtgtcatctccagactcatcagcattgttgtcataatcacttttctcttcctgactctgtgcatctgccagatcccgattaaatatgtcgtcttcgggcaattgaatAAGGACAGGACCTTCAGGATGCTCGTTTTTAttgcacaaccaacaaaataatgagttactcaaattgataaatactttacatatagctatatcacttcatTTACAAATCGTAATGTGTTGACATCTcatgatggacattatcctgttggtgatgactcccggatggaccaccattaTCCAACACACCAGAACTAGACATATTTCAACTTGgtgttggttcataacttgtaaaattcatatatgGACGGTACCCCATGTGGAATATAtaagtgttaatacaaattcaatacaacaaaaataaacatcgtaaaataaactcgtcttgtggattatgtaaactaggagagaaattattttctcgctcctcattcgcccgtggagataagtttagatcagggCAAACTCTTTTAGTcggaacctgttcggctaaaactgctccaaaataactacccgatgactgagggatatccctgctttgcgcaacctcattattgcgaacgtcttcaaccttgatgtacatttccaacatttttatcacaagaaattctcggtattcatccggagtcctcaaaaaatctctcagagtttcatcgtcctcgatgttaaactcagcataacaagcaatcCCTTGCGAAGTgacagaatacggatatcttccggttactttaaggttcaccgaacgtttgctcacactcattttttttacataacaatgATACCAATGTAtcatactccattgtaagtggcaacttaacatgacattgtggagataaactataggtTACTTAGTTATTCACCACCACAACCTcctgagttattcgccaccacaacctcaccccccccaatataatgaaacccttattctTCGCTCTtaagacattatgacaaaatgcaaaacaacttaaCGGAAAAATATTTTAGAAGACTTGAGAATATTTGTGAATGGATTTTTAGAAAATCACTAACCTCTTTAAATAAAGCAAAAACCAATCTGGGGTACAATGTTTTTAGGTATAGTGCTTTAAATAAGGGCGCTATacccagttgaattattgttatgtcagttaagccaGAAGAATCattggtgggcccacaaaatATGTGTAAGCTAGGGCGTTATATATATAGCGCCTTTTAAAAGGGTGCTATACTTAACTGGGCAAActgccgttaaggtatagcgccctttaaaagggcgttatatatattttggtcactatattttttttccacacattttggttctttgagttcaaaagaaccacattttggttccgaacTCCTTAAATCTCTATTGAAACCTTATCAATGCTGAAGCTCCAGAGAATTCATCATGTACAATGTTTTATATCGAGTAGAATGGGAGTTGGATCCTCGTGTCACCAGAGGCAGCGAAGCTGTATACAATCTGCCATAtgataaaatgaaaaaagaaaaacaaaatgaaataatagatgaaatatattttcaagtagtTACATCATACCAAATGTCCCCTTATGGTTATGCTCTTTAACCCAGAACTTGTCATGTTTATGTTCTTTAACCAGCACTCCCTATGGCTATGTTCTTTACTACCAGCACTTGTTAATACATATTAAGtgcaattctttttattttattttattttcaaaactaaagCTTGATACATTCTTTTATAATTCTAAGATACACGATACTCTTTCTACTTACAGCGGCTTTCATGTAATTTTCGAGTATCTAATTTTTTGAACTTCTTTCGATGCAATTCTAATTGCACTTCGAGATATGGTGAAGTTTACCAACAAGACATTCAAATTAAGACAAAATGCAGTTCATCCATACCATCAATGAATTTACAGTCTTTCTTGCGACATCACTAGCCTCAATGTTATTTATGCCAATCATCTAAAAGCTCTCCACACCACCGGATCAAGGAAATAAGAATAATCCATGTGCATCATCTGTAAGATACCACTTGATCTGGTAAACATACTTGTGGACCAAacaataaaaagaataaaatctACCCCTTGGACATCCCACGTCCAAGGTTACTCAAACCTTTATAAGTATGACATCCAGGTGCAGTCAATAATCCAATATAAAGGGATACTTCCGTTCCTTTTTTTATTACATTAATACAAAATCAAAATTCGAGAAAAGATTCATATTTTATGGTGTGGCATATGACGGAGCTGGCAAGAAAGGAAATGGAGCAGCTGAGGCATACGATACAGGTGGCCGGCGTTGACCACCACCTACAGACTGCTGCTTTCTGTTTTCTTGTGACCCTTCTGTAGTTTCCAATGAAGATGACATCTCAACAATCTTAACGGAGTTTTCAATAGTCAGTTGCTGCTCATTCTCAGTTACACGATGAACTAGAAGCCCAGACATAAATACGGGAAGATAGAGAAGGCTGGCATGGAACATTCTCCTAGCATCTTTGGTTGTACGGTTCAGGTAGAATGATATTGCTGTACAGCTAATAGCCAGAGCAAGAAGTGTCGATTCCAGGCAAAACCATCCAGATGTCAACCCCCCTGGCATGCAGACAGTCGTAAGAGGAGGAAGTTCAGAGACAAGCAGGAAGAGGGAGGTTAGACATTAACAAAGTACAAACAGTAATCACAAACAGAGGGAAGGCACATTGAGCAATTGCCATGAAACCATGGAGTTGCTATGCAGGCCAATCTGGGGCTGGATATTCATTCCAAGATTTTCTACAACTCAGGTAGCATTTCCATAATGATATTTAAGCAATTTCATATTTATGTACTCCACAGAAACCTAAAACGTTGTCATTGTACACACTACACACTTTCCCAAACCAGGGTCATCTACAAAAAATGGTCAAATTTACGTATTAAAGTCAACTTAAGACACCTAAAGTTGGACAGAGAGAGGAACATACTAGTCCACTTACCTTATAAAACTTGGTGGCGCTTCAAGCCATGTCAAGTAATTTTTACACAGACAGTAACGCAAAAATGGAAATATTCCTATATAGAAAATTGACTCACAATCATAGGCTAGGTAACCCAATGGAAGTAAATATAGGCAGTTCCTCAAGGCAACAGCGGCTGTCCTCTGACCAGAAGCATCAGCAAGAGAGAACATCTTGAACCTATACACAGAATGATAAATGATAAGTCGAGGAAGAATCTCAGGGGCCaatttagaagaaatatatagAACATTATGAGAAAAAAGGACGCCACATGATGTCAAGCAGCTGGTGTGTTTATTGCAAGCATCGTCAACAAATATTCAAGCTCCCCCACCCCCGGCCCACAATAAGCCTCCGGTAGCCCAAGTTTTTTATTCGTCGTTCATTATATGAAGACTAAAGCTCAAGGACCTCTTTAGAGGTAGCACGTGCGGGACAATTCTCGGCATCTAGATGCATATGACCATTAATTGAAACAATATGGCTACTTTCACCACGCAACAACCTTGACTTTGAAGATCATTACAAAATTAGTACTTACCCTCCATCAGCATAATCTTTACGGCACAAGTACGCTAGGGCCATGAAATGAGGTATTTGCCAAAAGTACAGAGCTGCTGGGAGGAGCAATCCATTCAGAGACACTTGACCAGAAGCCGCGGCCCACCTATACAAGGAGAGAAAATCTTTCAGTATGGGCTCATCAGCGGTAGACCCACAGCaattgcaaaaataccagaaaacACAAGCTAAAACATAGTTCTAACCAGGTACTTGATGTAAGTTGTACTCTATTAGCATTTGCGTAGTAACAAACGGCAATTTATAACGTAAATATGCAATTCAGCTGGATAATATTTTATCCTTTCTGCAACTAAACAAGAAACTTCCCATGCATCGGGTCTGAAAATAATCATAATCCATGAAGAGAGTAGCACTCTGAAGGTGGAATTGCTATTTTACTATGCAAAATAGCTACATAACAAAATTAAGTAATGCATCTCTCTGAGGAGCGCAATGAAGCATACTCAAAGAAAATATAGATCCGAAGCATGCCGAAACGATCAGTCTAGTAAAATTAACTGCATAATACAGCATGCCAAAATATGCCTATCAATGAACATTCTCAAACCAACAATTAATTCGTGAACTTGtaagaaaaaaacaaaatagaatgataaaagaTCATGTCTCTTTTATGCTCAGATACATAGACACAAAATTTAGGTGGGACCGAGATTGGTAAGGCAGAAAGCCTAAAGAGTGTATAACAAGACAATTACCCAAGCAGCGGTGGGATAGCACCAACAATTGCACCGACCCATGTATTTATTGGATGTATCTGCTTTAGCGGTGTGTATACAAACGCATACAGCACAAGATTAGAAGCACCGAGGCCAGCTGCCAACATATTAGCCTGTAGAAACCTTGTCATAGAAATTGCAACATCAATCCCTCAATCAATAATTTATATCAACGGAAAGAAAGACAGTCTATCTaattgcaatatatatatatatttatatatatatatatatatatatatatatatatattgtcagaCTAGTTGCAGAGGATATCCGGCCACCTTGCTAGCCAGTAGAGCAGTGCCCACTATCCCAGAAGATGCTGCCCATGTTACTGCATGAGGTATACTAATCCGTCCTGATGGCAATGGTCTTCTCTTAGTTCTGTTCATCTTAGCATCATTTTTTACCTCAAACACCTGAGAGCAAAAACTACAACAATTAATCACTGAGTTTCACTGCTTAAAAAAATACATGAAAAGCATATGTTGCATCAACTGTCACTAATGGATACAATATTATATCCTTCAATTGTTTCTCAAAGAAAAAAGTAAGGGAAAAGGCACAAATTTCTTGGCGGTCCACCCAGGGATTTACCCACTTTATCGGGAGAGGGCTTCAATTCTCATTTAGGTGGCCATTTAGTTGTCAGCAAGATTGCAGCATTATACCTGATTTAACGTGTTAGCCGATGCCGCCACCATCATTGTGCCAGCACATGTGCAGCAAAGTCCCATGTAGTCAATGGCACTACCACTCCCAAGGACATACCCAGCGCCGGAGGTTGCAACAACTAGCATGCTGAAATAAGTGTATTTAGAGAAAATTGAAGCAGCAAAAATACAGAGTGGTGACATATTGAGTAGCTCATTTACCAACATGCTGGAAAGAAAAGACTGGAACAATCAGAACAAGCAACAGATCCAAGATGTAGTCAATAAAGAATATAGAAGCTCTTCAACTGAGTGAAAAGCCAAGGAATACTAAGATTAGAAATTTGGAATGGTTGAGAGCACTCTTTTTTCTCCTGCTAAAGGAAATTCATATTAGACCACTGAAAAATGAGGAATGGAGCTGGAGAACAAGTTTTTGTCTTCTTTTGCTGCTTCTTGGTCTGGATCTTAATCTGCTTAAGCTTCTAATCTATACTACTAAAACACTAATGTAACTAACTTCATTTGATGAAATAGTTGATTCTCATGTCCTTTAAAACTAGCCTTGACAAGCTAAGACTAAATTGGTCTGTCAACTGCACTCATGCTAACTTTTTGGCCCACAGTCAGATActaagattctttttttttttttgggggggggggggaagataAGAACACTGAATCTTAAAAAGgaacttctattttttttttgttggggtGTGTTTCATAGCCTATCTATTTTTATCATTtcacttaaatttttttttatgaagtaaATTGCATTAGaaaaggcatcaagaagatgcagaaTTACATCATTTCACCTAAAACATTTGCAATGTAAATCGAAAATGAACAGGAAAATCCATAAAAATTGGATATGAATTGAGTCTTTAATGATTTATTGTAGTTTAAAAATAGATGCAAGCCTATTCTTTTGTTTCTCACTTTCGGACCCCTATAATATGTTTTAACTTTTAAGGCTCTAAATGAGTAAATGGACCTAGCATCACCAGGAAAACCATTAAAACAGCCATAAAAACCAAAGTGTTCTATTGAAAGGTAACCCTTTAGGGAAACAATAGAGGCTTAGAGTACTTTATAGACAACGTCCAACTGTCCGAGTGTATCAGTCAAATACAGTACAACATACACAGTCAACCTCGAACACATGCGCTACTCCCATTTAGTCACATTTTGGCAAGACTCCCTTACCTTCTAAAACCAGTTGTCCTTCGTTATTATATTGCTATAGTTCATGCATATCATTCAAACATTAACTAATTACTCAGCTAAGTTGCCAGTCTTGGATCTTCACCCTGCAAAATTTTGATTATCTGCAGCAGCCAGGTATCATGGGAATTTATTCTACACATTGGTACTCATGCTTCACAACCACCACAAGAGAAAGAAATTAAGGGCAGAAAAACACACAAGACTTCAACCAATATCCCCCCTTCTTCCACCCCTCTCTCTAAAAAAAATAAAGCCAAGGATAGTAAGATATAAAATTCGGAATGGTTGACAGCACTCATTTTTCTCCTGCTAAAAGAATTTCATATCAGATCGTTGAAAAATGAGGAATGGAGCCGAAAGCACAAGAAAACAGTAATTActcttctttttctgcttctcaattTGGATCTTAATCCGCTCTAAAATTGTAATTTGTAAATTTGTACTACTGCTAAACACTAATCCCTTGAAGTAATAAACTTGGTTTAATGAAAAGGATGATTTCTTTTGTGTTATCAAAACTAGTATCAACAATCTAAGAGTAAATTGGTATGTCCCTTACACTCCAGAGTCCAGCCTCTCACTTTTTGACCCACTATCTCCTACTTTTTCTCTTAGCTtactttttattatcatttcaaCTTGAGTTTCCAACACAAAATCTAACATGAAGAGGAAAACCAATTTACACTAATCGCGTGCATGTCAACCAATCCACTGGGCGACCTACTATAACCCACAGGCACATGTTCCAGGTAAACCTACCAAAACTGGGGTAAATGGGCTCACACTGAGAGCGTTCTAGCAGGATCAATATCCTTCATGATATCAACAAGATGACCTAAAGTTCATTCCCGTAAGCACAACTAAACAGGCCCTAACGTCCCAATAACTCTATGAAGCCAGTTGATACATAAGTTAGTTCACATACTCCAATAATTGGATCCAGCAAATTATTAGGCAAATACTAAACAGCAGTTGCAGTACCATTACAGAATCAATCAACTACATCATCCGGTCCAAATAATTCCAACAGTACTTTGAATAAGGAGTTATTGAATAAGGATTCATACAGCAAAAAGGGGCAAACCTTAAGCGAGCTTTAGAAAGCTCCCAATAACAGCGCCCATAGTGCTTAGCAAAATCCACAACATCCCTAGATTTCAAAACTGATGCTGCAGCCACAAAAGATGAAAGATCCACAGCTGAAGAACCCGGAGATCCGGACGAAAATCCCAACTTTACTGAACCGGCAGCTTCAGTTGACTCCGGACCGGAGCCGGCGGCTGTAGAAGTGGATCGGGTAACAACGCCATGATGAAGTAAAGGAACACGAAGAGAGGATGAGGCTTTGGAGGCGGCGAGGAGTTTCGAAGAGAAACCCACCGTGTTTCTCCACATGGCCGAGTCTGAGTTCAGGGCGAGTTGAGAGAATGTTTCGAATTTGATCTGTGAGATTTTGGACGATATTGTTAATGCCGTGTTATGTGTATCCTTAATCCTTTCGCGAGAACCAAGATGAATGAAGGGGTATTTCTATTTTAGTCCCTgaaattttagaaatttatgaTTGATATACCAAAAGTTTATGAAACATGTAGATGATAATTATGACAAAAGTTATGAAAAAATTACCAAATTTTATGCTGGGATATATTGTCAATTTTATACTGACCTTTTGGAAATTGATATTTTTAGATAGAAAAATGTCATTTAATTCTTTCCACTCTCCAGCATCAATCGTTCAGTTGTATGTGTGGATTTATTTGTatgggtaaaatatgttcatatttaatgatcGTATGAGAAAGCGACACGTGAAGCCAAAGACAAGAGACAGTTGAATCTGAGGGCAATGGCCTCGCTTGTCTTCGGAAAGATTGGTATtcataaagacaaaataaatgtcTGTCGTccggtagcattcaatgaagGATATTCTAACGCATTAAGTGCATGATCCGTTATagagaatatggcattcactgcCCACCATTACATATTCTTCAATAGCCCTcataattatcatttaagagaGACTTGATCTTAGAACCTTGTTCCCTCCCTAGGTGTAGCTATAAATAGAGAGTTCTACCAtcattgtaaaaaaaaaagatttctcTGACAAGCATATACTATATGTCACGCCCCGACATCGGGAAGCGCGACCGACACTCAACTGAGATaccccagtcaagcaagcctgatggtaggctataattacatattttagccgcttattgcactctaattcactgtactttacttgtgttgagctttaattggtagtgttttgtacttattgtatgttttatgccttgcaggagtgattccgagctatgtagatgttatggaataaattcgagctatttggagctttgaagtatgagtaaaagcccaagggattaagtcgggatcatgttcgggggtcgaggaccaagtctgaaCGTCAAATCGAAGTTTGGTCCGTACTCTGAGAAATTCCCACCGTCGCGGCGCTTGGGGTGGTTCGTGGGGGCGGCACGCTTGTGCAATTCTCTGCTGCCTGTCAGAACTAGCTCTCTGGATTTTCCCACTAATGCACTGCATGGCGCGTTTCCCCATGCGGCGTGACTGTGCAACGTTTATAGAGtaattttcctatttcggctagaaGAAGGTGATTTTGTCTGGCCCGACCCtatttagtataaatacatgaaaaatattattttctagacttttgacacatcttcgACCTAatgaggctaaggaggagttggaagaactcgagcacaaggatttcatcattccctcctcactcaagacacgagtttggattgaatttatgttttcctgagattggtgttttgatgattgtttgtggattataactctagttttatgtattgaagcgtttttggatgatttaattgttgcatctttattcacttgtttatgtaaTTGAGAGAGGCACagcttgtgatatctttgcattatattgttggttgagttcattaattcttcttagtaatcgaaagaggctagttgaatcattgattaaacctagttaggaggatataTAATCGAGAGAGATTCTCGGAAAGACCAATTCACAACGCATTTTTgtatatcttcacgtgcttaaattgattcatcttgtgaagttaagacttaatcgagagaggagttttgttgaatgtttgaactaataactgagtgaattcaagagactcacttgaagattagaagtgaattatctagagttagatcccaaacatttgtcttgcacctatcatatcaatccctattttctcccattgataacttccttgctcacctttgttgcgattgtcattagtcaatagctttagattcttagttaattatacttaaaaatcataaaaatctcaattgttgatcatcttggatagcaatcaagctagaaactacaagaACATTGTTtaatccaatccttgtggatacgatattatactataatatattgattagcgagcataatttatgTGTGTTTCAAGCTCGTCAAAGCCTATACAATGCCTTCTACCCGAacttacccatgaataaagaggagatatatTTCAGTAAAAACACAATGAGAATATCATGTAAACAAAACCAATCCATTACCATTAGATACGTCATTTATAAGTCtccaaaatattacattacacattcatagtttagaagtggaaatatgtgatacaattacaacatctttagtttgactttcccatAACCAAggtacaacccacactatgtctacaaagcctctaatgGATACAAAGAGTACTATAAAAGTGctgacaacaaggccccgactatacctcaataCACAATACacgaggaacaaaagatacacgaCTCCGAAATGAAGTGAGGATCATCAAGTCGGCTGGGAggagggtgtactgctatcaatGATTAATGCtgcctgttgtggaaccacctgcgtctattaaagatgcagcacccccggtaaaaaggatgttagtacatatggaatagtactagtatgtaagactaaacaccccctcaatagaacgagtaacaatACAAGGAGAAACAATCATAAGATCAATAgaagcctcaaacaataccaCAACATCAAGATAAGTTTTCatgtaattttaatatttttaggttgggagatctttggtaccgatataccactgtaTTTTTAgaatggagtccgatcacggcccgattggctaggccgtatcacccaaagacatccaatcacaatcacaatcaccaccatgtgggCGTCGTAGCATCCGATCTCGatctgatcggctaggccgtctcaccacaatgtcgggTGGATCGACATCACATTATGCTAGCAAtcatttcatcccaattaaggggaacaATCTCAACACAtaaatctcatcccatttaaggggaatatTCTCAACACATCAGTTCAGGAATTTACTCCctaatcactcctacaccggcagtatgtgtagtttcggggttagattattccaacctacccttcctcggtgactaacgatactcctaAAATGTTTACTATATATAGGATTAcatctcatttcataatcttttacATATCTTTCCATTTCATTGggactagtggccacaattataatatcattcttggcacgtcggccgtatttcatatttaatACTCAcccctttcactttcaagcatcatcatgtattatcaacaacaaggcatttctaatcaagactttaagtacacatataagcaattaagagtcttaagcatatcgagtttccccccataatttggcataataactttcatttAAAACATGACTTGAAGTCAAATATTTTAATACACAAACCATACTTTGAATACATtctcgaaggataacataatgtaaTAAGAACATTcaaaacacattttgaacatataactTTCGACACAAAATTTATCCGGAGTAGTTaaatttataatgaataactcgGAACATGAAATAAGAACTTGACCCATCACACTTgagacttacaagaatattgtgGGATTCCATTCTAAGAGagaggtttagccaacatacctcacttgagctttccttaaattactgtAATGTttcgaaaatcctagcaacttcattCTACActttgaaccataattaggaagatattcgtggGTTCAGCTCATTaaagcatttcatcaaacactaggtgtgaatTAAGATTTTAAGGTTcttctatggtggattccttcatcccacaatCCAATATTTCCCATTTGAGCTTAACAACCTTCCCACAAATCTTGCAAGTATATACATGCATAAATAacactctc
It encodes the following:
- the LOC107780480 gene encoding protoheme IX farnesyltransferase, mitochondrial encodes the protein MWRNTVGFSSKLLAASKASSSLRVPLLHHGVVTRSTSTAAGSGPESTEAAGSVKLGFSSGSPGSSAVDLSSFVAAASVLKSRDVVDFAKHYGRCYWELSKARLSMLVVATSGAGYVLGSGSAIDYMGLCCTCAGTMMVAASANTLNQVFEVKNDAKMNRTKRRPLPSGRISIPHAVTWAASSGIVGTALLASKANMLAAGLGASNLVLYAFVYTPLKQIHPINTWVGAIVGAIPPLLGWAAASGQVSLNGLLLPAALYFWQIPHFMALAYLCRKDYADGGFKMFSLADASGQRTAAVALRNCLYLLPLGYLAYDWGLTSGWFCLESTLLALAISCTAISFYLNRTTKDARRMFHASLLYLPVFMSGLLVHRVTENEQQLTIENSVKIVEMSSSLETTEGSQENRKQQSVGGGQRRPPVSYASAAPFPFLPAPSYATP